The Salvelinus fontinalis isolate EN_2023a unplaced genomic scaffold, ASM2944872v1 scaffold_0202, whole genome shotgun sequence genome segment gagagctagagagagagagagagagctagagagagagagctagagagagagagagacaggggtgaaggagaggcaaGGGAGTGACACAGACAGAAAGCAGGTTGAAAAAACAAATGTATAAAAAGAGTGACTGTGAGAAAAGAGTCAAACGATAAGGAGAGACAGAAAGCAGGAGTGAGGCAGGGAAAAACAGGCCGACAGGGAGAAAAGAACGTTTAGGCTAGAGACCAGAGGCcagagagaaaaataaactaAAAGGGTGAATCAGGGAAAACTCCAGTCCGGTCATGGAAGCAGAGCTGGAAGAAGAGGACGGGAGTTTCACTAACATCTCCCTCGCCGATGACAGACCTACAGGTAAGACAAACTCACATTTAATTGCAAAGCTAGTAGCTCTGTCCattcacctacacacacctataggagagagtggggtaagttgagccacccttgtttccaggaaaccatacacacacacacacacacacacacacacacacacacacacacacacacacacacacacacacgttaagtaCTTTTTAAGCAGTACAGCGGTGAGGTTGTGAGGCAGGATTCAGGTTGTGGGTGGACTTTTTATTTGTATTCAGGtcagctataaacacacacagagacagacacgctGTAAAACCACGTTCccccagagagacacagacagagacagacacaaacacactgtaaaaccacgttcccccagagagacacagacagagacagacacaaacacactgtaaaGCCACGTTCccccagagagacacagacagagacaaacacactgtaaagccacattcccccagagagacagacagagacagacacaaacacactgtaaaaccacgttcccccagagagacacagacagagacagacacaaacacactgtaaaaccacgttcccccagagagacacagacagagacagacacaaacacactgtaaaaccacgttcccccagagagacacagacagagacagacacaaacacactgtaaaaccacgttcccccagagagacagacagagacagacacaaacacgctGTAAAACCACGTTcccccagagagacagacagagacagacacaaagacactgTAAAACCACGTTCccccagagagacacagacagagacagacacaaacacactgtaaaGCCACGTTCccccagagagacacagacagagacagacacaaacacactgtaaaaccacgttcccccagagagacacagacagagacagacacaaacacactgtaaaaccacgttcccccagagagacacagacagagacagacacaaacacactgtaaaGCCACGTTCccccagagagacacagacagagacagacacactgtaaagccacattcccccagagagacagacagagacagacacaaagacactgTAAAACCACGTTcccccagagagacagacagagacagacacaaacacactgtaaaaccacgttccctcagagagacacagacagagacagacacaaagacactgTAAAACCACGTTCccccagagagacacagacagacagacacaaacacactgtaaaACCACGTTCCCCCagagagactgacacactgtaaaaccacgttcccccagagagacagacacagagacagacacaaacacactgtaaaGCCACGttcccacagagagacagagacagacacaaacacactgtaaaTCCACGTTccccagagagacacagacagagagagagacagagagaggtgtaaCACCTCTGTTGAGTCCTGTAGAGAATTATTCTGAACAATCAGACAAGGAACTACCTGCATTCCATATAAATTCAGAGTCACGTACAATCTGGGTATAGTCTACAGAACATAGAGGTACTATAAGCTACAGAACATAGAGGTACTATAAACTACAGAACATTGAATAAGCTACAGAACATAGAGGTACTATAAGCTACAAAACATAGAGGTACTATAAACTACAGAACAGAGGTACTATAAGCTACAGAACATTGAATAAGCTACAGAACATAGAGGTACTATAAACTACAGAACATAGAGGTACTATAAACTACAGAACATAGAGGTACTATAAACTACAGAACATAGAGGTACTATAAACTACATAACATAGAGGTACTATAAACTACAGAACATTGAGGTACTATAAGCTACAGAACTTCGAGGTACTATAAACTACAGAACATAGAGGTACTATAAACTACAGAACATTGAATAAGCTACAGAACATAGAGGTACTATAAGCTACAGAACATAGAGGTACTATAAACTACAGAACAGAGGTACTATAAGCTACAGAACATTGAATAAGCTACAGAACATAGAGGTACTATAAACTACAGAACATTGAGGTACTATAAACTACAGAACATAGAGGTAATATAAGCTACAGAACATTGAATAAGCTACAGAACATAGAGGTACTATAAACTACAGAACATAGAGGTACTATAAACTACAGAACATAGAGGTACTATAAACTACAGAACATTGAGGTACTATAAGCTACAGAACATAGAGGTAATATAAGCTACAGAACATTGAATAAGCTACAGAACATAGAGGTACTATAAACTACAGAACATAGGAGGTACTATAAACTACAGAACATAGAGGTACTATAAACTACAGAACATTGAGGTACTATAAGCTACAGAACATTGAGGTACTATAAACTACAGAACATAGAGGTACTATAAGCTACAGAACATAGAGGTACTATAAACTACAGAACAGAGGTACTATAAACTACAGAACAGAGGTACTATAAGCTACAGAACATTGAATAAGCTACAGAACATAGAGGTACTATAAACTACAGAACAGAGGTACTATAAGCTACAGAACATTGAGGTACTATAAGCTACAGAACATTGTATAAGCTACAGAACATAGAGGTACTATAAGCTACAGAACCCTAGGACTGGAGGTACAGACTGGGTAGGGTTGGCCAAGCAACAGCCTCACCTGGGTTAGTCTTAGCTGCAGACAGAAGGAGACATATAAACCCTTCAAACTGGAGCACAGATCAGAGAGTAACCAAGCACATTGATCCTGGTGGCTgtgatatggtgtgtgtgtgttacggctGGTCTAGCCTTGCCAACTGTTGCTGCACCGCTAGCCTGTGTAGTTCACTACTAAGGGAGTGACCGAGAGACTGTCagagctgcagtgtgtgtgtgtgtgtgtgtgtgtgtgtgtttatggtgtCTGAGGCTGTACTATAGTGAAGAACAGAATACAAATTAAATGGAATACTCACGCATGCATGTGCGCACACAAACAGATACAACCTGCACAATCAATGCACACATACAGACGCACACAGTGCTGCCACACCTATCGGATATCAAATGTCCTTCACGTTTTCCCTTCATCAGACTACTAGTctacatctagtggaaggagCAAGTAGACAAGAGGAGGGAATGAGGTCATACAAGCATATTGTTACGGGACGGGGCCCAATAAATGTCGTCGTTATTTTGCTACCACCTGTGGCTGTTTGCATTGCGCGGGCTCCCCCTATCGGCCGCGTCGATCCCTACACCCAGCCAATGTGGACGTGTGTGAGGACGTCCCATCGCAGACTGTCATACATGGGAAGCCGCAGTGTCGTCTTAGCAGCTAATAACGTTATCCACACAAACCGGCTAAGGTTTTGACACAATATTGTTATTATTTCGAAGGGTAAGTGACTGAGATTTCAGAAATATAAACAATACTACGTGGCTAGGCTTGTAGTTGAGAATCGCACGTCAATTCTACGGATTTGACAGATTTCTGAGATTTTAGCTGTCTAACTTGCTACTGTAACAAGCATTGTGACTAACTACGAGTTAGCTATGTACACAAGCTAACATCATAATATCGCGGTTATTAATTTGACAGCCGGTAGTTAGCTATAGTAGTCGTTTTCTCAGTTTTCTtgcttttctgtaaaatgttagcTTATTGTATGAACCAGCTAGATGACTAACATTAGCTTGCCGCTATGCTAacttactagctagctacctgatcTCGGGTGTGTTGCTGTTTAGctactgtaacgttagctagagAGCCAGCTAGCATCACTTGTCATCTTGGCCTATTATGGCTTCCTCTGTCTTCTTGTTTGGGTATTTGGATGATGGTAGCCAGCTAACGTACAGTACTGTTGTTcacttatctagctagctacctttaTCCGCGTCATTTGAATTAATAGTCCGTTAGACAGATGGAGGAGTTAACTGGGGACCGTTAGTTGGAGACTCCCAGCTTTTTGGATCGAGCCAGATGAGTGAGGTCACTTTGAATGAGATGGCAGTGCTCCTGCAATGACATTTCCCGCACATGTTAAGTTGTTTTGGACCGTTGTGGCGcagttgtctaaggcactgcatctcagtgctagaggcgtcactacagaccctcgtTCGATTCCAGGCGGTATCAacaccggccgtgattgggagtcccatagggcggcgcacaattggcccagcgtcatcctgcttagggtttggccgggttaggccgtcattgtaaataataatttgttcttaacttacttacctagttaaataaaaatgtataacaAAAATCATATGATAGTAGCTAACTATATTTTTTGCTCAccttgatatgtgtgtgtgtctacatacAGTGGACAGAGGAAGTGCAGTCCTGCATACCAAACAGGACAACAAGGACTTCACCATGAACTGCGACATGGATGGTGAtgccacaaacaacaacacatcctCTGGTTGTGTCTgtctgatgctgtctgtctgtctgatgcagtcagtctgtctgtctgtctgatgctgtctgatgctgtcagtctgtcagtctgtctgatgctgtctgtctgtctgatgctgtctgtctgtctgatgctgtctgtctgtctgtctgtctgatgctgtctgtcagtcagtctgtctgtctgatgctgtctgtctgtctgtctgtctgatgctgtcagtcagtcagtctgatactgtctgtcagtctgatgctgtcagtcagtctgtctgtctgtctgatgctgtcagtcagtctgtctgtctgatgctgtctgtccagtgtgtgtaacagagagaggtgtgtgtaacAGAGAGGTGTGTGTAACAGAGAGGTGTGTGTAACAGAGAGGTGTGTGTTACCTTCCAGTGTGTGTTGTAGCTCCAGCACCTGGTTGATGAGCCTTGTCTGATGCTGTGTcagtcgctgtctgtctgtctgtctgtctgatgctgtctgtctgtatcgtCTGATGCTGTCTATCAGTCTGTCTGATGCTGTCGGTCTGTATCGTCTGattgtttacatgtgtgtgttcagtaatatactgtgtgcttgtgtgtaatatagtgtgtgttcagtaatatagtgtgtgttcagtaatatagtgtgtgttcagtaatatagtgtgtgttcagtaatatagtgtgtgttcagtaatatagtgtgtgtgtccagtaatagtgtgtgtgttcagtaatagtgtgtgttcagtaatagtgtgtgtgttcagtaatagtgtgtgtgttcagtaatagtgtgtgtgttcagtaatagtgtgtgtgttcagtaatagtgtgtgtgttcagtaatatatagtgtgtgttcagtaatatatagtgtgtgttcagtaatatatagtgtgtgttcagtaatatagtgtgtgttcagtaatatagtgtgtgttgtgtttgtcaggagacatggagaaccaggtagagatggaggagaagacGAGGCTCATCAACCAGGTGCTGGAGCTACAACACACACTGGAAGGTAACACACACCTCTCTgttacacacacctctctctgttACACAGTGGAAGGTAACACATCTCTGTTACACAGTGGAGGGTGTATCTCTGTTACACAGTGGAAGGTAACACATCTCTGTTACACACTGGAAGGTAACACATCTCTGTTACACACTGGAAGGTAACACATCTCTGTTACACAGTGGAAGGTAACACATCTCTGTTACACAGTGGAAGGTAACACATCTCTGTTACACAGTGGAAGGTAACACATCTCTGTTACACACTGGAAGGTAACACATCTCTGTTATACAGTGGAGGGTAACACATCTCTGTTACACAGTGGAAGGTAACACATCTCTGTTACAGTGGAAGGTAACACATCTCTGTTATACAGTGGAAGGTAACACATCTCTGTTATACAGTGGAAggtaacacatctctgttagacactggagggtaacacatctctgttacacagtggaaggtaacacatctctgttacagtggaaggtaacacatctctgttacagtggaaggtaacacatctctgttatacagtggaaggtaacacatctctgttagacactggagggtaacacatCTCTGTTATACAGTGGAGGGTAACACATCTCTGTTACACAGTGGAAGGTAACACATCTCTGTTACACAGTGGAAGGTAACACATCTCTGTTACACAGTGGAAGGTAACACATCTCTGTTACACAGTGGAAGGTAACACATCTCTGTTACACAGTGGAAGGTAACACATCTCTGTTACACAGTGGAAGGTAACACATCTCTGTTACACAGTGGAAGGTAACACATCTCTGTTACAGTGGAAGGTAACACATCTCTGTTACACAGTGGAAGGTAACACATCTCTGTTACACAGTGGAAGGTAACACATCTCTGTTACACAGTGGAAGGTAACACATCTCTGTTATACACTGGAAGGTAACACATCTCTGTTATACACTGGAAGGTAACACATCTCTGTTATACAGTGGAGGGtaacacatctctctctgttaTACAGTGGAGGGTAACACATCTCTCTGTTATACAGTGGAGGGTAACATCTCTGTTACACAGTGGAGGGTAACACATCTCTCTGTTACACAGTGGAAGGTAACACATCTATGTTACACAGTGGAAGGTAACACATCTCTGTTACACAGTGGAAGGTAACACATCTCTGTTACACAGTGGAAGGTAACACATCTCTGTTACACAGTGGAGGGtaacacatctctctctgttaCACAGTGGAAGGTAACACATCTCTGTTACAGTGAAGGGtaacacatctctctctgttaTACAGTGGAGGTTAACACATCTCTGTTATACAGTGGAGGgtaacatatctctctctgttatACAGTGGAGGGtaacacatctctctctgttacacagtggagggtaacacatctctctctgttaTACAGTGGAGGGtaacacatctctctctgttaTACAGTGGAGGGTAACATCTCTGTTACACAGTGGAGGGtaacacatctctctctgttaTACAGTGGAGGGTAACATCTCTGTTACAGTGGAAGGTAGCACATCTCTGTTACACAGTGGAAGGTAACACATCTCTGTTACACAGTGGAAGGTAACACATCTCTGTTACACAGTGGAAGGTAACACATCTCTGTTACACAGTGGAAGGTAACACATCTCTGTTACACAGTGGAAGGTAACACATCTCTGTTACACAGTGGAAGGTAACACATCTCTGTTACACAGTGGAAGGTAACACATCTCTGTTACACAGTGGAAGGTAACACATCTCTGTTACACAGTGGAAGGTAACACATCTCTGTTACACAGTGGAAGGTAACACATCTCTGTTACACAGTGGAAGGTAACACATCTCTGTTACACAGTGGAAGGTAACACATCTCTGTTACACACTGGAAGGTAACACATCTCTGTTACACAGTGTAAGGTAACACATCTCTGTTACACAGTGGAAGGTAACACATCTCTGTTACACAGTGGAAGGTAACACATCTCTGTTACACAGTGGAAGGTAACACATCTCTGTTACACAGTGGAGGGTAACACATCTCTGTTACACAGTGGAGGGTAACATCTCTGTTACACAGTGGAAGGTAACACATCTCTGTTACACAGTGGAAGGTAACACATCTCTGTTACACAGTGGAAGGTAACACATCTCTGTTACACAGTGGAAGGTAACACATCTCTGTTACACAGTGGAAGGTAACACATCTCTGTTACACAGTGGAAGGTAACACATCTCTGTTACACAGTGGAAGGTAACACATCTCTGTTACACAGTGGAAGGTAACACATCTCTGTTACACACTGGAAGGTAACACATCTCTGTTACACAGTGGAAGGTAACACATCTCTGTTACACAGTGGAAGGTAACACATCTCTGTTACACAGTGGAAGGTAACACATCTCTGTTACACAGTGGAAGGTAACACATCTCTGTTACACAGTGGAAGGTAACACATCTCTGTTACACAGTGGAAGGTAACACATCTCTGTTACACAGTGGAGGGTAACACATCTCTGTTACACAGTGGAGGGTAACATCTCTGTTACACAGTGGAAGGTAACACATCTCTGTTACAGTGGAAGGTAACACATCTCTGTTACACAGTGGAAGGTAACACATCTCTGTTACACAGTGGAAGGTAACACATCTGTTACACAGTGGAAGGTAACACATCTGTTACACAGTGGAGGGtaacacatctctctctgttaTACAGTGGAAGGTAACATCTCTGTTACACAGTGGAAGGtaacacatctctctctgttacacagtggaaggtaacacatctctgttatacagtggaaggtaacacatctctctctgttacacagtggaaggtaacacatctctgttacacagtggaaggtaacatctctgttacacagtggaaggtaacacatctctctctgttatacagtggaaggtaacacatctctctctgttaCACAGTGGAAGGTAACACATCTCTGTTACACAGTGGAGGGTGTGTTcatgtatctcctctctgtcagtgAGGTTATCAGTGGCGCCCCAGTTGTGTTAATGGAGCTCCTAAATGGGTCTCCGATCGTATCCGTCCACTCTATCTCCAACGGTTTAGTGTGGAGAGTGGTGGGGGGTGTTACCCTGACCGAGccaccctctcatcctctctgtgAGGCTAATACAGCTACTCCCTTCCTGACTCAGATGGATTTAAGGGTTTGTCcaaactggcaccctattccctatgggtcctggtcaaaagtagtgcactgtgtagggaatagggttccatttgggatgtgtTTAAATGTACCTTAATACAGCAATCTGGTGCTGCTAAACATTCAGTCACGTCTGGCAGGGAGGAGTATTTGGCAGTGATGTGGAATAAGCTAAAACATTGTCTAGTCTGGCAAGGAGGAGTATTTGGCATTGATGTGGAATAAGCTAAAACATTGTCTAGTCTGGGAGGGAGGAGTATTTGGCAGTGATGTGGAATAAGATAAAACATTGTCTAGTCTGAGAGGGAGGAGTATTTGGCAGTGATGTGGAATAAGCTAAAACATTGTCTAGTCTGGGAGGGAGGAGTATTTGGCAGTGATGTGGAATAAGCTAAAACATTGTCTAGTCTGGGAGGGAGGAGTATTTGTCATTGATGTGGAATAAGCTAAAACATTGTCTAGTCTGGGAGGGAGGAGTA includes the following:
- the LOC129844382 gene encoding short coiled-coil protein B isoform X1, encoding MEAELEEEDGSFTNISLADDRPTVDRGSAVLHTKQDNKDFTMNCDMDGDMENQVEMEEKTRLINQVLELQHTLEDLSARVDAVKEENLKLKSENQVLGQYIENLMSASSVFQTTDNKSKRK
- the LOC129844382 gene encoding short coiled-coil protein B isoform X2, with amino-acid sequence MEAELEEEDGSFTNISLADDRPTVDRGSAVLHTKQDNKDFTMNCDMDDMENQVEMEEKTRLINQVLELQHTLEDLSARVDAVKEENLKLKSENQVLGQYIENLMSASSVFQTTDNKSKRK